A single Atopobiaceae bacterium DNA region contains:
- a CDS encoding RluA family pseudouridine synthase translates to MDDTERDEGLATLYEDEWLVAVDKPAGIIVHGDGTGAATLTDLVRSHLEAEGRDASDLQAVQRLDRETTGVVCFSLDKDVQPKLDALVAGHGMHKRYLAVVSGDVSWECQRFDGPIARDRHDARRMRVGEGGKPAETRAVCKARTSAGRTRGGASVHSLLLVELRTGRRHQIRVHLSTDGHPIVGDVLYGGERSDDGLMLHALEEEFDHPVTGEHLVVRAPWPHRFDRWFGEGDVAAD, encoded by the coding sequence ATGGACGATACCGAGAGGGACGAGGGCCTCGCCACCCTCTACGAGGACGAGTGGCTGGTCGCGGTGGACAAGCCGGCGGGCATCATCGTCCATGGCGACGGCACGGGAGCCGCCACGTTGACCGACCTCGTGCGGTCCCATCTCGAGGCCGAGGGGCGCGATGCGAGCGACCTCCAGGCCGTGCAGCGCCTCGACCGCGAGACCACGGGTGTCGTGTGCTTCTCGCTGGACAAGGACGTGCAGCCCAAGCTCGACGCGCTGGTGGCGGGCCACGGCATGCACAAGCGCTACCTCGCCGTGGTGTCAGGGGACGTCTCCTGGGAGTGCCAGCGCTTCGATGGCCCGATCGCCCGTGACCGTCACGACGCCCGACGCATGCGTGTCGGCGAGGGTGGCAAGCCCGCCGAGACCAGGGCCGTCTGCAAGGCGCGGACCTCGGCGGGGAGGACCCGTGGGGGAGCGAGCGTCCACTCCCTGCTGCTGGTCGAGCTCAGGACCGGTCGGCGCCATCAGATTCGTGTGCACCTCTCGACGGATGGCCATCCGATCGTGGGCGACGTCCTCTATGGGGGCGAGCGCAGTGACGATGGCCTCATGTTGCATGCCTTGGAGGAGGAGTTCGACCATCCCGTGACGGGCGAGCACCTGGTCGTCCGCGCGCCGTGGCCGCACCGTTTCGACCGGTGGTTCGGCGAGGGTGACGTGGCGGCCGATTGA
- a CDS encoding DUF421 domain-containing protein, whose amino-acid sequence MEVLQGYLVIVASTAVVYLFVVIALKVFGKTEIAQLSVVDLVFIMLLGNAVQNAMVGSDTTLAGGLVAATTLFVMNLAFKQLLYYVPGFARLVSGGPITLVRDGVVNERNLKRSLLTHDELDESLREHGIEHVEDVDYAILETDGNISVMSKQFEATTSRSRRVPRRRTRKD is encoded by the coding sequence ATGGAGGTACTGCAGGGATATCTCGTCATCGTCGCGAGCACGGCCGTGGTCTACCTGTTCGTGGTGATCGCGCTCAAGGTCTTCGGCAAGACCGAGATCGCGCAGCTCTCGGTCGTGGACCTCGTCTTCATCATGCTCCTGGGCAACGCCGTGCAGAACGCCATGGTGGGAAGCGACACCACGCTCGCAGGTGGCCTCGTGGCCGCGACCACGCTGTTCGTCATGAACCTCGCCTTCAAGCAGCTCCTCTACTATGTCCCAGGCTTTGCTCGCCTCGTCTCGGGAGGCCCCATCACGCTCGTACGGGACGGCGTCGTGAACGAGCGCAACCTCAAGAGGTCGCTGCTCACCCATGACGAGCTCGACGAGTCCCTCCGCGAGCACGGGATCGAGCATGTCGAGGACGTCGACTACGCCATCCTCGAGACCGACGGCAACATCTCCGTGATGTCCAAGCAGTTCGAGGCCACGACCTCACGGTCGAGGCGCGTTCCCCGCAGGAGGACCCGGAAGGACTAG
- a CDS encoding alpha/beta hydrolase, producing the protein MVQVQRRLGPLCFVLPIIDGHGADAETPFVSIEDSASNLVSYVREECAGHVAVVAGLSIGAQIVVEALSQDPDIADAALIESACVVSLSGTGAMATVSGAVAGLAQHEWFARAQAKSLALPDDEFDLYFEDSRRMRPATLSAVVRANGSYSLKPGFSQATAPMFVCVGSKEPRPMRESAELIAAAVPHAELRVLEGMGHGELSLRHPDLYAGMLAELLGEAGISPVASQDGDAPIPG; encoded by the coding sequence ATGGTGCAGGTCCAGCGACGTCTCGGTCCCCTTTGCTTCGTCCTCCCCATCATCGACGGGCACGGCGCCGATGCGGAGACGCCCTTCGTATCGATCGAGGACTCAGCCTCGAATCTGGTCTCCTACGTGCGTGAGGAGTGCGCAGGCCACGTGGCTGTGGTGGCGGGGCTTTCCATCGGGGCGCAGATTGTTGTCGAGGCCCTGAGTCAGGATCCTGACATTGCTGATGCGGCTCTCATCGAGAGTGCCTGCGTGGTGTCTCTGTCGGGTACGGGGGCGATGGCTACGGTCAGCGGAGCGGTCGCTGGGCTGGCCCAGCACGAGTGGTTCGCCCGGGCGCAGGCCAAGTCGCTCGCGCTCCCTGACGATGAGTTCGACCTCTACTTCGAGGACAGCCGTCGCATGAGGCCCGCCACGCTCTCGGCCGTGGTGCGAGCTAATGGGAGCTATTCGCTCAAGCCAGGATTCTCCCAGGCGACGGCACCTATGTTCGTCTGCGTGGGGAGCAAGGAGCCTCGTCCAATGCGCGAATCTGCCGAGCTCATCGCTGCGGCTGTGCCTCATGCCGAGCTACGGGTCTTGGAAGGCATGGGCCACGGCGAGCTGTCGCTTCGCCATCCCGACCTTTATGCGGGGATGCTTGCCGAGCTGTTGGGCGAGGCTGGCATCAGCCCTGTCGCTTCCCAGGACGGCGATGCCCCTATCCCTGGATGA
- a CDS encoding LuxR C-terminal-related transcriptional regulator: MLRAIRDAATSVAALALFFFVFLTGEFCFDTVMGGLVGSESVVLAQGLVLGASVVGFVAYAPLERVLHERRSLSQAVGAAVLAVSFVVVFLLGDASAVQAVGCVAFVVLGIAGAAAHRVASVSFAGPYLSRLVAVSYAAGLLLQFLVNNLLGSMPLELCLLAVAGVGLILCLGRAGGEVHLPAADDVEAKAAPDLDGGAARGLRRELVGMVVAIVLMTCLFGTLDNIVTMANARGDVQLASWPRLLLAASALLAGCTFDLKDRRPMPIVMFCMAMLSTIAVLVLEEGGSAWLCAVIFFLSSGFYAVYLTSSFLILAPLTKRPSLWAGMGRALNNAVALAIAIPSLALVQSGDIILIFIVDLVLFVGIALSLFLVMSEASTWLTPVSDGPTPTPALSLDERMGLFQETYHLTPREREVLEPVVTTEAPLKQVAIDLGISLRMVQRHLSSVYEKTGTQTRAGLSKRFWED; the protein is encoded by the coding sequence ATGCTGCGCGCGATACGGGATGCCGCGACCTCCGTGGCCGCCCTCGCCCTGTTCTTCTTCGTCTTCCTCACGGGGGAGTTCTGCTTCGACACCGTCATGGGCGGGCTGGTCGGCTCGGAGTCGGTCGTCTTGGCCCAAGGTCTCGTGCTGGGAGCGAGCGTCGTCGGCTTCGTCGCCTATGCCCCGCTCGAGCGTGTGCTTCACGAGCGGAGGTCCCTCTCGCAGGCCGTCGGCGCGGCGGTCCTCGCCGTCTCGTTCGTGGTCGTCTTCCTGCTCGGGGATGCCTCTGCCGTCCAGGCCGTCGGCTGCGTGGCGTTCGTCGTCCTCGGCATCGCCGGGGCAGCGGCGCATCGGGTGGCGTCGGTCTCGTTCGCCGGGCCCTATCTGTCCCGGCTCGTGGCGGTCTCGTACGCGGCCGGGCTGCTCCTGCAGTTCCTGGTGAACAACCTGTTGGGGTCGATGCCCCTCGAGCTCTGCCTCCTTGCGGTCGCAGGCGTAGGTCTCATCCTCTGCCTCGGACGTGCTGGTGGGGAGGTCCATCTCCCTGCCGCCGATGACGTGGAGGCGAAGGCCGCGCCAGACCTTGACGGGGGTGCCGCCCGTGGCCTCCGTCGTGAGCTTGTCGGCATGGTCGTCGCGATCGTGCTCATGACCTGCCTCTTCGGGACGCTCGACAACATCGTCACCATGGCCAATGCCCGTGGGGACGTGCAGCTCGCCTCATGGCCACGGCTCCTCCTGGCGGCGAGCGCCCTGCTTGCCGGCTGTACGTTCGACCTCAAGGACCGTCGTCCCATGCCGATCGTGATGTTCTGCATGGCCATGCTCTCGACCATCGCGGTGCTCGTGCTCGAGGAGGGTGGGAGCGCCTGGCTCTGTGCCGTCATCTTCTTCCTCTCGTCTGGGTTCTACGCGGTCTACCTCACCTCGTCGTTCCTCATCCTCGCGCCGCTCACCAAGCGTCCGTCGCTCTGGGCTGGTATGGGGCGTGCGCTCAACAACGCCGTGGCGCTTGCCATCGCCATCCCGTCGCTCGCGCTCGTGCAGTCGGGCGACATCATCCTGATCTTCATCGTCGACCTGGTGCTCTTCGTGGGCATCGCGCTGTCGCTGTTCCTGGTCATGTCTGAGGCCTCGACCTGGCTCACGCCGGTGTCTGACGGGCCCACGCCGACCCCTGCCCTCAGTCTCGACGAGCGCATGGGCCTCTTCCAGGAGACCTACCACCTCACGCCCCGCGAGCGCGAGGTCCTGGAGCCGGTCGTCACCACCGAGGCGCCCCTCAAGCAGGTGGCGATCGACCTCGGGATATCCCTTCGCATGGTGCAGAGGCACCTCTCCTCGGTATACGAGAAGACCGGCACGCAGACGCGCGCCGGTCTCTCGAAGCGGTTCTGGGAGGACTAG
- the hisS gene encoding histidine--tRNA ligase, translating into MAQKAQGTEDLIGGYMRAWQRMQDVARDLFDAYGFDLMETPAMEQVDTFVHGIGESTDVVRKEMFRVFSGALLEGVFSAGGESHLKPRQRLALRPEGTAGVVRSAVENNLVPQGGAPVKLWYAEPMFRGERPQKGRLRQFHQVGMEWLGAPDPAADAECIIILMEFYKRLGLDASKLHLMINSMGDAACRPAYRDKVRAFILDHADEMCEDCIERAQINPLRAFDCKNPHCNEVMEGAPKLPDSLCDDCAAHYAQVKRYLDEAGIAYDEDPTLVRGLDYYTRTVFEVEYAGDANIGAIGGGGRYDGLMELEGGKPTPGIGFAVGFERIVLALEDAGVDLAGEDPSCVYVANTEADLREKVFPLTLALRQAGIRCEADYQGRSLKSQFKQADKHHARVCVVLGPDEVAAQTATLRDMATHEQVTVPQAQLVEKVQELLG; encoded by the coding sequence ATGGCACAGAAGGCACAGGGTACCGAGGACCTTATCGGAGGGTACATGCGTGCCTGGCAGCGCATGCAGGACGTGGCCCGCGACCTCTTCGATGCCTACGGCTTCGACCTCATGGAGACCCCTGCCATGGAGCAGGTCGACACCTTCGTCCATGGCATCGGCGAGTCGACCGACGTGGTGCGCAAGGAGATGTTCCGCGTCTTCTCGGGTGCGCTGCTCGAAGGCGTGTTCTCGGCCGGCGGGGAGTCGCATCTCAAGCCTCGCCAGCGTCTGGCGCTGCGTCCGGAGGGGACGGCCGGCGTGGTGCGCTCGGCCGTGGAGAACAACCTCGTCCCGCAGGGCGGGGCGCCGGTGAAGCTCTGGTACGCCGAGCCGATGTTCCGCGGCGAGCGTCCGCAGAAGGGGCGCCTCCGCCAGTTCCACCAGGTGGGCATGGAGTGGCTCGGGGCACCTGACCCTGCGGCCGACGCCGAGTGCATCATCATCCTCATGGAGTTCTACAAGCGCCTCGGGCTCGATGCCTCCAAGCTCCACCTCATGATCAACTCGATGGGCGATGCGGCCTGTCGCCCCGCCTACCGCGACAAGGTCCGCGCCTTCATCCTCGACCACGCCGACGAGATGTGCGAGGACTGCATCGAGCGCGCCCAGATCAACCCCCTGCGTGCGTTCGACTGCAAGAACCCGCACTGCAACGAGGTGATGGAGGGCGCACCCAAGCTGCCCGACTCGCTCTGCGACGACTGCGCGGCCCACTATGCGCAGGTCAAGCGCTACCTCGACGAGGCAGGCATCGCCTATGACGAGGACCCGACGCTCGTGCGTGGCCTCGACTACTACACCCGGACCGTCTTCGAGGTCGAGTATGCGGGTGATGCCAACATCGGTGCCATCGGTGGCGGCGGTCGCTACGACGGCCTCATGGAGCTCGAGGGCGGCAAGCCCACCCCAGGCATCGGGTTCGCCGTGGGCTTCGAGCGCATCGTGCTCGCGCTCGAGGACGCTGGGGTGGACCTTGCGGGTGAGGACCCCTCCTGCGTCTATGTGGCGAACACCGAGGCAGACCTCCGCGAGAAGGTCTTCCCGCTGACGCTCGCCCTGCGCCAGGCCGGTATCCGCTGCGAGGCCGACTACCAGGGCCGCTCGCTCAAGAGCCAGTTCAAGCAGGCCGACAAGCACCATGCGCGCGTCTGCGTGGTGCTCGGTCCCGACGAGGTGGCCGCCCAGACGGCGACCCTTCGTGACATGGCCACGCACGAGCAGGTCACGGTGCCGCAGGCCCAGCTGGTCGAGAAGGTCCAAGAGCTCCTGGGGTAA
- a CDS encoding branched-chain amino acid aminotransferase, whose amino-acid sequence MEKKNLDWGSLTFAYQKTDYSYVCNYHDGAWEEGGLTTDHTVTLSECSGILHYCQECFEGLKAYTTENGDIVCFRPNLNAKRMADSEARLVMPQFPEDKFVEAVKQVVKANAAWVPPFGSGATLYVRPLMFATGEVIGVKPADSYQFRILVTPVGPYFKGGAVPIAIRIPDYDRAAPHGTGNIKAGLNYAMSLYPYELAHEAGFNDNLYLDPETHTYVEETGGANILFVDKDGTLVVPKSFTDSILPSITRRSLVYVAQNILGMKVDERPVKFQEVKDGKFVEAGLCGTAAVISPVGEIDDHGDTTVIGAGMEKPGPVMTKLRETLTGIQSGKIADPDSWIYKIC is encoded by the coding sequence ATGGAGAAGAAGAACCTGGACTGGGGTAGCCTGACCTTCGCGTACCAGAAGACCGACTACAGCTATGTCTGCAACTACCATGACGGCGCATGGGAGGAAGGCGGTCTAACCACCGACCACACCGTCACGCTCTCCGAGTGCTCCGGCATCCTCCACTACTGCCAGGAGTGCTTCGAGGGTCTCAAGGCCTACACCACCGAGAACGGTGACATCGTCTGCTTCCGTCCCAACCTCAACGCCAAGCGCATGGCCGACTCCGAGGCTCGCCTCGTCATGCCGCAGTTCCCCGAGGACAAGTTCGTCGAGGCCGTCAAGCAGGTCGTCAAGGCCAATGCCGCCTGGGTGCCGCCCTTCGGCTCCGGCGCCACGCTCTACGTGCGTCCGCTCATGTTCGCGACGGGCGAGGTCATCGGTGTCAAGCCTGCCGACTCCTACCAGTTCCGCATCCTGGTCACGCCGGTCGGCCCCTACTTCAAGGGTGGCGCCGTGCCCATCGCCATCCGTATCCCCGACTACGACCGTGCCGCGCCCCATGGCACCGGCAACATCAAGGCGGGCCTCAACTACGCGATGAGCCTGTACCCCTACGAGCTCGCACACGAGGCCGGCTTCAACGACAACCTCTACCTCGACCCCGAGACCCATACCTACGTGGAGGAGACCGGTGGCGCGAACATCCTGTTCGTCGACAAGGACGGCACGCTCGTGGTGCCCAAGTCCTTCACGGACTCGATCCTGCCCTCCATCACCCGTCGCAGTCTCGTCTATGTGGCCCAGAACATCCTGGGCATGAAGGTCGACGAGCGTCCGGTCAAGTTCCAGGAGGTCAAGGACGGCAAGTTCGTGGAGGCGGGCCTCTGCGGCACCGCTGCCGTCATCTCCCCGGTGGGTGAGATCGACGACCACGGTGACACCACCGTCATCGGTGCCGGCATGGAGAAGCCTGGCCCGGTCATGACCAAGCTCCGCGAGACCCTCACGGGCATCCAGTCGGGCAAGATCGCCGATCCCGACAGCTGGATCTACAAGATCTGCTAG
- a CDS encoding beta-eliminating lyase-related protein: MRMFDNDYSEGAAPQVLQALIATNAEQCPGYTEGDPHCDHARELIREACAAPGADVEFCIGGTSANLVGVTGMLRDFEGVVCTKDAHIVVHETGAIAACGRSVLPTQDADGFLSPAEAERVWHAQTSCGRHMTRPAVVYISDTTELGGVWTRARFDAVCDWADSHDLKVYLDGARLGCALTAESSDLDLTHIARRCAAFTIGGTKNGALFGEAMVINDPMLKRSFPYLVKERGGLMAKGRLLGVQFETLMQDGLYWQLAEHSNGCACALRDGLVAAGLKPYVASDSNQQFFVVTNEQAARLCEACSCESFFWPDAEHTVVRFTCSWATSAADVAELVEFAGNL; this comes from the coding sequence ATGCGCATGTTCGACAACGACTATTCCGAGGGGGCGGCGCCCCAGGTGCTGCAGGCCCTCATCGCCACCAACGCCGAGCAGTGCCCGGGCTATACCGAGGGAGACCCCCACTGCGACCATGCGCGCGAGCTCATACGCGAGGCCTGCGCCGCACCTGGTGCCGACGTCGAGTTCTGCATCGGCGGCACCTCGGCCAACCTCGTCGGCGTCACGGGCATGCTCCGCGACTTCGAGGGCGTCGTCTGCACCAAGGACGCCCACATCGTGGTGCACGAGACCGGTGCCATCGCCGCCTGCGGACGGAGCGTCCTACCCACCCAGGACGCGGACGGGTTCCTCTCGCCCGCCGAGGCCGAGCGCGTCTGGCATGCCCAGACCTCGTGCGGCAGGCACATGACCCGTCCGGCCGTGGTCTACATCTCAGACACCACCGAGCTCGGCGGCGTGTGGACCCGCGCGCGCTTCGATGCCGTCTGCGACTGGGCGGACTCCCATGACCTCAAGGTCTACCTCGACGGGGCGCGCCTGGGCTGTGCCCTCACCGCCGAGAGCTCCGACCTCGACCTCACGCACATCGCGCGGCGCTGCGCCGCCTTCACCATCGGGGGGACCAAGAACGGGGCCCTCTTCGGGGAGGCCATGGTCATCAACGACCCGATGCTCAAGCGCTCCTTCCCCTACCTCGTGAAGGAGCGTGGCGGCCTCATGGCCAAGGGACGCCTGCTGGGCGTGCAGTTCGAGACCCTCATGCAGGACGGCCTCTACTGGCAGCTTGCCGAGCACTCCAACGGGTGCGCCTGCGCCCTGCGCGACGGCCTGGTGGCCGCCGGCCTCAAGCCCTACGTCGCAAGCGACTCCAACCAGCAGTTCTTCGTGGTCACCAACGAGCAGGCTGCACGTCTCTGTGAGGCCTGCAGCTGCGAGAGCTTCTTCTGGCCTGACGCCGAGCACACCGTGGTCCGCTTCACCTGCTCATGGGCGACCTCGGCAGCCGACGTGGCCGAGCTCGTCGAGTTCGCCGGGAACCTCTAG